CGGAAGCACAGAGTCCAGGGGACGGCCGGGTACACGGTCGCCTCGGAGACGCACGTCATCCGCGACCCCGGCGACAGCTTCTCGCAGGAACTGTTCTTCGGCCCCGGCCGGAACGATGTCTCGGTCGTGGTCCAGGACCGCTACGGCAACAGCCGGCGGTACGAACTCGCCTTCCCGATCGACGACCGCACGGAGCCGACCGTCTCGCTCGACTCGGTGCCCGAGCGCACGACGTCGTCGGCCGTGTACGTCAACGGGACCGCGGCCGACAACGTCCAGGTCGACTCGGTCTCGTACGCCGTCTTCGGCGACGTCGCCCGTCGGTCCGTCGTCGTCGGCCAGGGGCGTGGGGCGGACCCCGAGCGCCAGCAGATCGAATTCAGCCGGAAGGTCGAACTCGACCCCGGCCCCAACCGGATCACCGTCTGGGCGCGGGACACCAGCGGCAACGAGGTCAGAGAGCTCGTGATCGTCGACTACGTGCGGAACGTCGTCCCGACGGTCTCGGTCGACGAGGAGCGGACGCACCTCGTCGCGAGCGAGGCGGTCCACGTCTACGGCGCGGCGCGCGACGGCCGGGTCAGTTCGGTGTCGGTCGAGACGGTCGACGCCGACGGGACGGTCGTCGACTTCGAGCAGGTGTACGACGGCGGCGAGGTGTGGGACGACGTCTCGTTCGAGGAGGAGCTCGCGCTCGCCGACACGGGTGAGACGACGGTCGTGGTGCGCGCGGTCGACGCCGACGGCACCGAGCACGTCACGCGGTACGGCGTTCCGACGCCCGACGCCGGCGGCGTGTCCGAACCGGTAGACGGGGGCGGAGCCGACGGCGAGGGTGCGAGCGCGGGGACGGGCGGCGAGGCCGACGTGGCCGAAGCGGCCGGCGAGACGAGCGCGAACACGGCGACGGCCGTCCAGGACGGCGGGTTCGGGGCGTTCGCCGTCGCCGCGTTGCTCGTGGTCGTCCTGTCGCTCGCCCGACTGCGGCACGCGACCGTCGACGTCCCGATCGAGAAGTACGTCGACTTCGACGACACCCGCCCGTCGCTCCCCTCGTTCTCGCGGTTCCGACGGTGAGCCGCTAGCGGGCCGTCCGGCTGTGCATCCCGGTCACGTCCTCGATGTCGAGTGCCCAGCCCACGAGGTCCTGCATCGGCTCCGTCTCGGAGAACAGCGTCGGGAACCAGGCGTTGTCCTCTAAGGCGGCGCTGACGGCCGACCACTCGTCGTCGTCGACGATCCGGAGCGTCCCCGTGGCGATGACCGTCCGCCACTCCTCGCGCGAGGGGACGTCGAAGGTGAGAAACGAGGCGCGCTCGGTCGCCTCACCGAACCGCTTTTTCTTGCTCCGCTCTCCGGGCCGGAGGAAGACGAAGTAGAGCCGTTCGGCCTCCACGTCGTAGCCGTACGAGATGGGGATGCCGTACGCCTCCCCGTTCGAGGCGAGCGAGAGCACGCCGAACCCCTGCTCGCGGAGGAACGCCCGAGCGGTCTCGTCGTCCATCTCGTTGCCCTGGATGCCTGGAAACGTGGCCATACCGGACAGACAACGGGAGGGGGTATAAGAATGGTGACAGTTCTCGCAGACGTAGAGCGTCGACTGCGGGTGCTCGACTGGCCGACCGCACCGACCGCCCCTCACCGGCGGCCGCCCGCGAGTCGCTCCGCCTCGGGGAGCCCACGGAGTCGGAGCATCGACGCCGTGCCGAGTGCGGGCCCGATCGCCAGCGGGAGGAACGCCCACCGCCACCCGACCACGTCCACCACCATCGGGATCAGCTGGATCGAGACGGTGGTGAGCAGGAAGCCGATCGCGGTCTGCATGGTGAGGGCGGTCCCCACGTACGACTCCTCGGCCAGTTCCGAGACAGCTGCGGAGAACTGGGCGGAATCGGCCACGATAGCGAACCCCCAGACCAGGACGAACGGGACGAGAACGAGGGGCGACGAGCCGAAGACGAACCCCGCGAGGACCGACGCCGCGCCGCTGACGACCATCGACACGCTCGTGACGGTCGTGCGGCCCAACCGATCGGAAGCCACGCCCGCAGAGATCGCGCCGAGACCGCCGACTCCGATGGTCCCGAACGCGATGTACGACGCCGTCTGCGACACCCCGACACCGCTGCCGCTGGCCGAGAGGCTGGCGATCAGAAACGCCGGGATCCAGGTCCAGACGGCGTACAGCTCCCACATGTGGCCGAAGTAGCCACCGTTGGCCAGCATCGTCCCGCGGTCGCGGAGCATCCGGCCCAGCGCGCTCGGGTCGAACGGGGCGGCCGGTGGCTGGTGCGGTCCCGGTTCGACCCGGAGGGCGAGGAGCGCCCCGGCGACGGCGAGGCCGGCCGCCCCGTACAGGACGAGTCGTGGTTGGCCAACCCCACCGATCCCCCGGAGGAGGTGTGGCAGGGCGGAGCCGATCGTCAGCGCGCCGACGAGGACGCCGATCGCGAAGCCGCGGCCCTCGCGGAACCAGCCGGCCATGATCTTCATCCCGGGAGGGTAGACGCCGGCGAGCGCGACGCCCGTCAGGAATCGGAGGGCGATCGCGGGAAGCGCCGTGTTCACGAACCCGGCGATGGCCGCCGTCAGGACGGCACCGAAGAACGCCGAGCCCGCGAACAGGTAGCGCGGCCGGACGACGTCCGAGAGGGTGAGCACCGACGACAGGAACGCCCCGACGACGAACCCGAGCTGGACCGCGATCGTGAGCCACGCCGTCTCCGATGGAGTCAACCCCCACTCGGTCGCCAGCTCCGGCGCGGCGGCCGTGGCACTGAACCAAAGCGACATGACCAGCAGCTCCGCCACCGCGACGACGAGAAGCACCCGCCGTCGGCGGGATGAGATGGATCGGTTGCGCATCGGTGACTAACAGTCCGGACGATACGGAGTGTATAAACGCTGGTTCTGTTGTGGACAGACGACACCAGACCGGCGCGGTGCCCGCCGGTCGCCAGCGCGTCGTCCGGGGGAGCGCGCCGTTTTTGTGCGCCGCCGAACAAGCCCGGGCGTGAGCGTCGAGACTCTCCACCGGCCCGCCCACCGCGACGCCCTGGTCGCCCTCGAAGGCGCGTTCGACCGCGGCGACCTCGTCGTCGTCTTCGGTCGCTGCACCGTCGAGTACGACGGCCGCGCGTCGAGTTCACTCGGGCCGGGCGACCGTCTCCTCCTGCTGAAGCCCGACGGCTCGGCGCTCGTCCACACCGACGAGAAGCGGACCCCGGTCAACTGGCAGCCGCCGGGGAGCGAACACCGCGCCAGCGTCCGCGACGGCCGCCTCCGCGTGCAGTCCCGGCGGTCGACACCGGATGAGAGACTCGACGTCCGGTTCGAGCGCGTCGACCAGCTCTCGTCGTTTTCCGTGACGGAGCGAGCCGACCTGGCGCTCGTGGGGAGCGAGGAGGACCTCCGAACCAGGGTTCTCGACGACCCGTCGCTCGTCGAACCGGGGTTCGAGCCGCTCGAGACCGAACGGGAGACGATGGCCGGACCGATCGACGTGTTCGGCCGCGACGTCGACGGACGACCGCTGATCGTCGAGTTGAAACGCCGGCGCGTCGGCCCCGCGGCGGTCAGACAGCTCCAGGGGTACGTCGACGCCGCCGGCCGCGAGGACCACGAAGCCGCGGTCCGCGGGGTGCTCGTCGCCCCGTCCGTGACCGACCGGGCCGCGGCGCTGCTCGACGAGAAAGGGCTCGGGTTCGTGCCGCTGGAACCGGGCGACGAAGAGACGAGCCCGGACGGGGGCAGCGAGGAGAGCGTGGAGGCGGGCAGCGAGGAGAGCGTGGAGGCAGGCGAGGGGCGCGGGCGAGAGTGACCGGGTCGGGTCAGTCGAGAGCCGCGAGTCGACGGAAGTTCTCGACCGTTCGTTCTGTATTTACGCCGTCGAACTCGCGCGTCCCGTCCCAGCCGAAGTCCCGCTCGATGGCGGGGAGGACGTCGGCGGTGAACTCGGGGTGGTACTGTGTGGTCCAGACGGGTGCCGCCGTATGACGCGTCGCCAACAGCGGGTAGTACGCCGCGCGGGCGATCGGCTCCATGCCGTCGCCCGTCTCGACGACGTGGTCGCCGTGAACCATCGGAAGCGCGGGCGAGACGCCGGCGAAGAGCGGGTCGTCGTCGAGGTCCGCGTCGACGAGCCTGGCCGTGAGCCCGCGGTGTTCGACGCGGCCCCCGAGCGCGTCGTTCACGAGCTGGTGGCCGAAGCAGACGCCGAGGGTGGGGATCCCCCTGTCGACGAGCCGGCGGACGAACCCGCGTGCCTCCTCGATCCACGGGCGCTCGTCGGCCTCGTAGACGCCCGCGGTGCTCCCGGTGACGACGACCGCGTCGACGCCGTCGAGCGACGGTTCGCCGCCCCGCGTCGGGTAGTGGTACCGTTCGTGGTCGGGGAGGAGCCCGCGGAGCGCTCGCGGGAGATAGCCGTACGTGTCGGGGTCGACCTCGGTGTCGCAGACGAGGAGCATCGGTGCCCGAGAGACGCTGGCCGGAGGCGAAAGCACGTTCGGTTCCCCCGGCCGCGGACGCCGATCTGGACGGCCACAAGCGGTCCCTGAGGGGAGAGTTGAGAGACGTTACCACGAGTAGTGAACACATACTTACCCGTCCGTCCACCGTGAGTCGAACCCATGTCGACCGACCAGCTCGAACTCTCGTGTCCGTCCTGCGCGGCGGCCGTCCGCACCGACCTCGACGCGATCCTCACCGACGGCGGCGGCGAGCGGCTCCGGGGCCGCGACCTCGTCTGCCGCGGGTGTGGCCACGAGTTCGGCGTCTTCGTGCTCTGAGCGGGTCTCCGCGGTAGTGCAACCGGACGCGCCGGGGGCCGTCCGCCCGGATCGACCCGGCGTCCGACCGCCTCCGAACCCGCCCGTGAGCGGCCCACGGCGGTAAACTCGCACACGGCGCGGGCGACGCTTCGAAGCCCTTTTAGCCCGCGTGGCCGTTCGCCAACGCAAGTAACCATGGCAGACAAACCGGCCTCGATGTACCGGGAGATCGACACGTCGGCGTACACCCGACGGGAGTACATCACTGGCGTCCCCGGTTCGAAGATCGCACAGTTCAACATGGGCAACCTCCAGACCGGCCCCCACGACTATCCGGTCCACATCAGTCTCCGGGTCGAAGAGGAGTGTCAGATCCGTCACGGCTCGCTCGAGTCGGCGCGCCTGTCGGCGAACCGCCGCATGCTGAAGCACGTCGGGCAGGAGAACTACAAGATGATCCTCCACAAGCACCCGCACCACGTCATCCGCGAGAACAAGCAGGCGACCGGTGCCGGTGCGGACCGCGTCTCCGACGGGATGCGTCAGTCGTTCGGCAAGCCCGTCGGGACCGCCGCGCGCGTCCCCAACGGCGAGACCGTCTTCAGCATCTACTGCCAGCCCGAACACGCAGACATCGCGAAGGACGCGCTCCGTCGCTCGTACAACAAGATGTCGCCACCGTGCCGCATCGTCGTCGAGAAGGGCGAGGAACTGCTCGTCGCCTGAGACCGGTCGAACCGTTTTTCTCTCGTCGTTCCTCCCGTAGGGTATGCTCCGGTTGGCGGTCGCCACACAGGAAGAGACGTTCGAGCGGATGCGCGCCCCGCTCGAAGAGCGCGGGATCGAGGTCGTCGCGCTCCGCTCGAAGGAGCGCCCGATCCCCCTCACGGACGATGCGGTCGTCGACCGCGCGGTCGACGTCGGCTTCGTCTACCCCTCGCGTGTGATGGAGGGCGGCGCGCTGGACGCGCTGCTCGACGTTCCGTGGGTGAACGACCGCGAGGCGATCCTGACCTCGCGGAACAAGGGCGGGGTCGTCGCCGCCCTCTCGCAGGCGGGCCTCCCGGTTCCCGAGACGGTCATGCTGTCGAACCCCGTTTCGGAGTCGGCGGTCGTCGCGGCCGTTTCGGACATGGCGTACCCGCTCGTGGTGAAGCCGAACTCCGCGACCCGCGGGATCGGCGTCACCAAAGTCGCCGACGAGGACTCGCTCTTGGGCGTCGTCGACTACCTCGACCTCGTCCACGACTACCGCGCGACCGGCGACAAGTCGTACCTCGTCCAGGAGTTCGTCCCCGGGGCGCGCGACTACCGGGCGATGGTCGTCGACGGCGACTGTTACGGCGGCGTCGAACGACGGCTGTCGGCCGAGTCGCGGGAACACGGTCGGTGGAAGCACAACGTCCATCGGGGGGCGACGGCAGAACGGGTCGATCTGTCCCCCGAATACAGACGACTCGCCGAGTCGGTGGCAGCGGCGCTCGGAATCGACTACCTGGGAGTGGACCTGCTCGTCTCGGACGAGCGGGTGGTCGTGAGCGAGACGAACGCGCGGCCGACCATCGACGACGCCACGAAGTACGACGACGGCTTCTACGACGCGCTGGCGGGGCTCGTCGAGGCGCGAGCTCCCGGCTAAAACCCGTCCGCGGCGTTACTCGACGTCGATGGCCGCCGAGTCCTCGACCTTGTCGAACGTCACCTGGAGCACGCCGTTTTTGAACGATGCGGCGGCGGAGTGCTCGTCGACGCGCGCGGGGAGACGGATGCGCTCGTCGTACTCACGTCGGTCCGAGGCCGCAGAAACCGTGAGTGTCTCCCCGTCACATTTGAGGTCGATCGCGTCCTTCTCGACGCCGGGAAGGTCCGCGACGAGGCGGACGGTGTCGCCCTCGTCGAAGACGTCGACGTGGGTCTCGGAGGCGAATCCGGTCGTGTCGCCGCCGGTCATTTCGCTCATCATCCGTTCGATCTCGCCGAAGATGGAGTCGAACGGATCGTCACGGTCGTCTCTTCGCATACACAGAGGTATGTTTCTTCGTACCAAAAACCTTCTGTAACACGAATCATCCGCGAGAATTACCCACGCGGGCGAAACCGAGCGAGGGAGTCCACGTCAGCGTCGATCGAGATGACACCGAAGCGATGATGAGGGTTCCGAAACAGATTTAGCCCACGGTGGAGCACGTACAACCGTAACTAACTCGATTATGAGTGAAAAATCGTACCTGGGTGCCGGCGACGACGTCTCCCCCGAGGAGGTCGTCAGGGTGGGACTCAACGGCTTCGGGCGTATCGGTCGCAACATCTTCCGTGCGGTGTTGGAGAACCCGCGTATCGAACTCGTCGGCATCAACGACGTGATGTCGTTCGAGGACATGGCGTACCTCGTCAAGTACGACTCGGTCATGCCGCGGCTCGACGGCGTCGAACTGGAGGGCGAACAGCTCACCATCGGCGGCACGTCCGTCGGCCTCTACAACGTGCAGTCGCCCGCTGAACTCCCGTGGGACGACCTCGACGTGGACGTCGCGCTGGAGTGTACGGGCATCTTCCGGACGCGTGAAGACGCCGCGGCGCACCTCACGGCGGGAGCGGACAAGGTCGTCATCAGCGCGCCGCCGAAGGGTGACGAACCGGTTAAGCAGATCGTCTACGGCGTCAATCAGGACGAGTACGACGGCGAGGACGTCGTCTCGAACGCCTCCTGTACGACGAACTCCGTCACGCCCGTCGCGAAGGTCCTCGACGACGAGTTCGGCATCGTCGCGGGGCAGTTGACGACCGTCCACTCGTACACGGGGAGCCAGAGCATCATCGACGCGCCGCAGGCCAAGCGCCGCCGTGGCCGCGCCGCCGCGGAGAACATCGTCCCGACGTCGACGGGTGCGGCGCAGGCGACGACCGAGATCCTGCCACAGCTCGACGGCAAACTCGACGGCATGGCGATCCGCGTGCCGACCGTGAACGGCTCGCTCACCGAACTCGTCGTGAACCTCGAGGCCGAGCCCAGCGCCGAGGAGATCAACGACGCGTTCATGGACGCCGCGGCCGGCGAGATGGCGGGCGTCCTGGGCGTCACCGACGACGAGATCGTCTCCCGTGACATCCTCGGCAACCCGCACTCGTCGTACGTCGACCTCGACTCGACGAACGTCGTCGCCGGCGGCACACAGGCGAAGATCCTGACGTGGTACGACAACGAGTACGGTTTCTCCAACCGGATGCTCGACGTCGCCGCCTACGTCATCGACAACTGAGTCGGCTCCGTCCACGAGGAAGCGCCCACGACCGACGAACACGAACTTTTTGGCGGCCTCGACCCCCGAGCGGGAGCCGTCGGCGACCCAGCGCCGGCCGGTCGGGTTTTGTTTCGACCACGACCACGACCGTGGCCGCGGTCGAAGCCGCCCACCACTAAGTACGCGTCGCGCGTTCTCTCGGGTGATGTTCAACACACTCGACGACCTCCCCCCCGAACAGCGCGTGTTGGTCCGGCTCGACCTGAACTCGCCGATCGAAGACGGCGTCGTCCAAGACAACCGCCGCTTCGAGCGCCACGCCGAGACCGTCAGCGACCTCGCCGAGGCTGGCCACCGCGTCGTGCTCATGGCCCACCAGGGCCGTCCCGGCGACGACGACTTCGTCTCGCTCGAAGGGCACGCGGCGATCCTCGCCGACCACGCGGGCGTCGACGTCGGCTTCGTCGACTCGACGTTCGGCGACCCCGCGATCGAGGCGATCCGCGACCTCGGTGCGGGGGAGGTACTCCTCTTGGAGAACACGCGGATGACCGACGACGAACTCCCCGAGAAGGAGCCCGCGGAACACGCCGACAGCGCGTTCGTGTCGACGCTCGCCCCCGAGTTCGACGCGTACGTCAACGACGCGTACTCCGCCGGTCACCGCGCGCACGCCTCGCTCGTCGGCTTCCCGCTCGTGTTGCCCGCGTACGCCGGCCGCGTGATGGTCTCGGAGTACGAGGCCAACTCCGCCATCGCCACCCGTGAGTTCGAGGGGGACGTGACGATGGTCGTCGGCGGGACGAAGGCGACGGACGTCATCTCGGTGATGAACGCCATCGGCGACAAGGTCGACACCTTCTGTCTGGGCGGGATCGCCGGCGAACTGTTCCTCCGGGCGGCCGGGCACCCGGTCGGGAGAGACGTCGGCGACATGGCCCTGTTCGACGACCAGTGGGAGAAGAACCACGAGACCATCGAGGCTCTCCTGGAGGAGCGTGGCGACGGGATCGAACTCGCCGCCGACCTCGCCTACGAGGACGAGGCGGGCGACCGGGCCGAGGTCAGGGTCGAGGCGATCGACGAGAAGGACCGCCCGTACCTCGACGTCGGCTCCGAGACCATCGCGGTGTACGAGCCCACGATCCGGGAGTCCGATGCCGTCTTCGTCAAGGGCGCGCTCGGGCTGTTCGAGGACGAACGGTTCTCGACGGGGACGGTCGGCGTCCTCGAAGCGATCGCCGACACCGACTGTTTCTCCGTTGTCGGCGGCGGCGACACCTCCCGCGCGATCGAGATGTACGGGCTGAGCGAGGACGATTTCTCGCACGTCTCGATCGCCGGCGGCGCGTACATCCGGGCGCTGACGGGCGAACCGCTCGTCGCCGTGGAGTTGCTGAAGACGGAGTGAGGCGATCGAGAATCAGTCGTCGGCCGGCGCGCGTTGCTTACTCAACCCCGCCGGATCACCGCTGATGCCGACGCCGAGGGAGTCGTCGGTGCGCCGCATCGACTCGTCCTGCGGTTCGACCCCCATGACGGCGCGGATGGCGTCGACGTTCTCGGGGACGACGTCGGACTCCTGGTGGATGGCCTGGAAGAGGTACATATCGCGGCCGCGGACGGCGATCGACTCCCCCCAGATGCAGTTCTCCCAGAGGTCGCCGCGGGGTCGGCCGGCGTCGAGCGCGAAGTTCTTCAGCTTGCCGACGCCGTCGATGCCCATCCCCTCGGGGATGACGTAGAGGCGGTTCTCCCCCTCGAGGAGCGCCTGGACGTGCGCGGCGGTGACGCGCTCGTCGAGCGTGACGTTCAGCGCGTGGACGTGCATCAGCGTCGCGGGCACCTTCAGGCCCATCGTGTCGATGTCGAGGTCGGCGAAGATCGTCTGGACGTCGGGACCGTGGTGGGAGGGGACGGAGATCGGGTTCGGGAGGATGTCGTTGATCGGGCCGCGGGTGTTCTGGCCGGGGTCGCCGCCGCGACG
This Salinigranum marinum DNA region includes the following protein-coding sequences:
- a CDS encoding type II glyceraldehyde-3-phosphate dehydrogenase, encoding MLKIGVNGYGTIGKRVADAVTAQPDMEVVGVAKTQPNYEAHAAVRRGYSMYAAIPERAPLFAEAGIELAGAVDELVAEADIVVDATPSGVGAENRELYETHDTPALFQGGESPDVADVSFNARSNFDAAGDADYARVVSCNTTGLSRVIAPLQEAYGVEKVRATLVRRGGDPGQNTRGPINDILPNPISVPSHHGPDVQTIFADLDIDTMGLKVPATLMHVHALNVTLDERVTAAHVQALLEGENRLYVIPEGMGIDGVGKLKNFALDAGRPRGDLWENCIWGESIAVRGRDMYLFQAIHQESDVVPENVDAIRAVMGVEPQDESMRRTDDSLGVGISGDPAGLSKQRAPADD
- the nucS gene encoding endonuclease NucS, with translation MSVETLHRPAHRDALVALEGAFDRGDLVVVFGRCTVEYDGRASSSLGPGDRLLLLKPDGSALVHTDEKRTPVNWQPPGSEHRASVRDGRLRVQSRRSTPDERLDVRFERVDQLSSFSVTERADLALVGSEEDLRTRVLDDPSLVEPGFEPLETERETMAGPIDVFGRDVDGRPLIVELKRRRVGPAAVRQLQGYVDAAGREDHEAAVRGVLVAPSVTDRAAALLDEKGLGFVPLEPGDEETSPDGGSEESVEAGSEESVEAGEGRGRE
- a CDS encoding type 1 glutamine amidotransferase yields the protein MLLVCDTEVDPDTYGYLPRALRGLLPDHERYHYPTRGGEPSLDGVDAVVVTGSTAGVYEADERPWIEEARGFVRRLVDRGIPTLGVCFGHQLVNDALGGRVEHRGLTARLVDADLDDDPLFAGVSPALPMVHGDHVVETGDGMEPIARAAYYPLLATRHTAAPVWTTQYHPEFTADVLPAIERDFGWDGTREFDGVNTERTVENFRRLAALD
- a CDS encoding MFS transporter, which produces MSLWFSATAAAPELATEWGLTPSETAWLTIAVQLGFVVGAFLSSVLTLSDVVRPRYLFAGSAFFGAVLTAAIAGFVNTALPAIALRFLTGVALAGVYPPGMKIMAGWFREGRGFAIGVLVGALTIGSALPHLLRGIGGVGQPRLVLYGAAGLAVAGALLALRVEPGPHQPPAAPFDPSALGRMLRDRGTMLANGGYFGHMWELYAVWTWIPAFLIASLSASGSGVGVSQTASYIAFGTIGVGGLGAISAGVASDRLGRTTVTSVSMVVSGAASVLAGFVFGSSPLVLVPFVLVWGFAIVADSAQFSAAVSELAEESYVGTALTMQTAIGFLLTTVSIQLIPMVVDVVGWRWAFLPLAIGPALGTASMLRLRGLPEAERLAGGRR
- a CDS encoding Hsp20/alpha crystallin family protein; this translates as MRRDDRDDPFDSIFGEIERMMSEMTGGDTTGFASETHVDVFDEGDTVRLVADLPGVEKDAIDLKCDGETLTVSAASDRREYDERIRLPARVDEHSAAASFKNGVLQVTFDKVEDSAAIDVE
- a CDS encoding RimK family alpha-L-glutamate ligase, which codes for MLRLAVATQEETFERMRAPLEERGIEVVALRSKERPIPLTDDAVVDRAVDVGFVYPSRVMEGGALDALLDVPWVNDREAILTSRNKGGVVAALSQAGLPVPETVMLSNPVSESAVVAAVSDMAYPLVVKPNSATRGIGVTKVADEDSLLGVVDYLDLVHDYRATGDKSYLVQEFVPGARDYRAMVVDGDCYGGVERRLSAESREHGRWKHNVHRGATAERVDLSPEYRRLAESVAAALGIDYLGVDLLVSDERVVVSETNARPTIDDATKYDDGFYDALAGLVEARAPG
- a CDS encoding pyridoxamine 5'-phosphate oxidase family protein — encoded protein: MATFPGIQGNEMDDETARAFLREQGFGVLSLASNGEAYGIPISYGYDVEAERLYFVFLRPGERSKKKRFGEATERASFLTFDVPSREEWRTVIATGTLRIVDDDEWSAVSAALEDNAWFPTLFSETEPMQDLVGWALDIEDVTGMHSRTAR
- a CDS encoding 50S ribosomal protein L16, encoding MADKPASMYREIDTSAYTRREYITGVPGSKIAQFNMGNLQTGPHDYPVHISLRVEEECQIRHGSLESARLSANRRMLKHVGQENYKMILHKHPHHVIRENKQATGAGADRVSDGMRQSFGKPVGTAARVPNGETVFSIYCQPEHADIAKDALRRSYNKMSPPCRIVVEKGEELLVA
- the gap gene encoding type I glyceraldehyde-3-phosphate dehydrogenase, giving the protein MSEKSYLGAGDDVSPEEVVRVGLNGFGRIGRNIFRAVLENPRIELVGINDVMSFEDMAYLVKYDSVMPRLDGVELEGEQLTIGGTSVGLYNVQSPAELPWDDLDVDVALECTGIFRTREDAAAHLTAGADKVVISAPPKGDEPVKQIVYGVNQDEYDGEDVVSNASCTTNSVTPVAKVLDDEFGIVAGQLTTVHSYTGSQSIIDAPQAKRRRGRAAAENIVPTSTGAAQATTEILPQLDGKLDGMAIRVPTVNGSLTELVVNLEAEPSAEEINDAFMDAAAGEMAGVLGVTDDEIVSRDILGNPHSSYVDLDSTNVVAGGTQAKILTWYDNEYGFSNRMLDVAAYVIDN
- a CDS encoding phosphoglycerate kinase; the protein is MFNTLDDLPPEQRVLVRLDLNSPIEDGVVQDNRRFERHAETVSDLAEAGHRVVLMAHQGRPGDDDFVSLEGHAAILADHAGVDVGFVDSTFGDPAIEAIRDLGAGEVLLLENTRMTDDELPEKEPAEHADSAFVSTLAPEFDAYVNDAYSAGHRAHASLVGFPLVLPAYAGRVMVSEYEANSAIATREFEGDVTMVVGGTKATDVISVMNAIGDKVDTFCLGGIAGELFLRAAGHPVGRDVGDMALFDDQWEKNHETIEALLEERGDGIELAADLAYEDEAGDRAEVRVEAIDEKDRPYLDVGSETIAVYEPTIRESDAVFVKGALGLFEDERFSTGTVGVLEAIADTDCFSVVGGGDTSRAIEMYGLSEDDFSHVSIAGGAYIRALTGEPLVAVELLKTE